One part of the Mya arenaria isolate MELC-2E11 chromosome 3, ASM2691426v1 genome encodes these proteins:
- the LOC128226352 gene encoding uncharacterized protein LOC128226352 produces MSVVSVVPASENKRIDSTERLLAAAISESRRVSGYSCNDTQVVEKENVQNVDMDFHSRNNSKALTSKPLKSSSNPSPVIDGRINRAYTSPDIELYNLNESDGPLDSRKLGNNIFSLSNMTDGNMYQATSFPRLQMDPRTAAGGGLAHTIIQTQISSDDENDSVRLTHNDDRDEKRKEERKNPMSDIGADIMRVNGAIGSFKQLQKPTSMQSLPTSSKMSYTSEDAGMALVGGGEFSSDRMSKHLRQKPNVGYRLGRRKQLYEKRKKVSDYCLVFGMFGIILMVLETELTMADIYTKAFPGEKK; encoded by the exons ATGTCCGTTGTGAGCGTGGTACCAGCCTCAGAAAACAAGCGTATCGACTCCACAGAGCGGCTTCTGGCTGCTGCCATATCGGAGAGCAGGCGAGTGTCTGGATACAGCTGTAATGATACGCAAGTGGTGGAAAAAGAAAACGTTCAAAATGTCGATATGGACTTTCACAGTAGGAATAATTCAAAGGCGTTGACAAGTAAACCCCTTAAATCGTCATCGAATCCGAGCCCGGTGATAGATGGGCGAATAAATCGTGCCTATACGTCACCGGATATTgaattatacaatttaaacgAAAGTGATGGCCCTCTTGATTCTCGTAAATTGGgaaataatattttcagtctTTCTAATATGACGGACGGGAATATGTATCAGGCGACGAGTTTTCCGCGCTTGCAAATGGACCCTCGGACAGCGGCCGGTGGAGGATTAGCACACACAATTATACAGACTCAGATCAGTTCGGACGACGAGAACGATTCCGTAAGGCTAACGCACAACGACGATCGCGATGAGAAGCGGAAGGAGGAAAGAAAGAACCCTATGTCCGACATCGGGGCGGATATTATGCGGGTCAACGGAGCCATAGGGTCGTTCAAACAGTTGCAAAAGCCAACATCAATGCAGTCGTTACCCACATCGAGTAAAATGAGCTACACGTCGGAGGACGCGGGGATGGCATTAGTTGGTGGTGGGGAGTTCTCCTCGGACAGAATGTCAAAACACTTACGTCAAAAACCAAACGTCGGCTACAGACTCGGTCGTCGGAAACAATTATACGAGAAAAGAAAGAAAGTTTCAGACTACTGTCTGGTGTTCGGAATGTTTGGAATTATCCTTATGGTCTTAGAAACGGAGTTAACCATGGCAGATATATACACTAAG GCATTCCCAGGAgagaaaaagtaa
- the LOC128229254 gene encoding polypeptide N-acetylgalactosaminyltransferase 13-like: MLRVKSVRMRCAFRYLFCVFVLILTFISIHLAFISDRYVGVFHNSIQDVFHLKQAHDKHSSRKKLSNLISLSTKIKRYERFSASALTWEQYQNDPSTITGNDLIDKYGRGDPGLPGENGTGVVFQGEERSEAERLIQKYNVNVYASDRIPLNRMVPDARFKGCRGIPYATELPTASIIIPFFDEWPSILLRTLYSLVNRTPRKLLHEIILVDDGSLMPELGKQLDDYLVTHFPQGLVRIIRVPERQGLIQARLMGYRNSTGDVIIFFDSHMEVNIDWLQPLLTEVKADRRTVAMGSLDYIQLDTMEYKFYKDYMTRYGFDWRLVFFETFFRADQVGPRPESTRPGTVMVGAAYAIDRKYFGEMGTYDEGMRVWGGENLEMAWRIWLCGGRLVHAPCSHIGHVARSQPYTFPGGREAVEQYNYKRAVEVWMEDEHKELIYNTFPHMKKMDVGDLSERLALKRRLQCRPFSWFMENIWPELFVLNRNVTAWGSARNLNTNKCLDNHNYLFQADEPLFADNCHYQFAAQGFSLTTGRRLRTSLQCVVVKGSVSGTRPRLEDCIIGPQGDTWTHQQSGSLKHDPTGLCLDLDDQGPVMKTCNATSITQLWQFNTYVH; encoded by the exons ATGCTTCGTGTGAAGAGCGTGCGCATGCGCTGTGCATTTAGATACttgttttgtgtatttgtgttAATACTGACGTTTATCTCTATACATTTAGCCTTTATATCTGACAGATATGTAGGTGTTTTCCATAATTCTATACAAGACGTTTTCCACCTAAAGCAAGCTCATGATAAACACTCATCGAGAAAAAAACTCTCAAATCTCATAAGtctttcaacaaaaataaaacgttatGAAAGGTTCAGCGCGTCGGCGCTAACATGGGAACAGTACCAAAACGACCCATCCACCATCACTGGAAATGATCTCATCGATAAATACGGGCGCGGGGACCCTGGGCTGCCGGGGGAGAATGGGACGGGGGTAGTGTTCCAGGGGGAGGAGCGAAGTGAAGCGGAGCGGCTTATACAGAAGTACAACGTCAACGTGTACGCCAGCGACCGCATTCCGCTCAACCGGATGGTCCCCGACGCTAGGTTTAAGGG GTGCCGTGGGATTCCGTACGCCACGGAGCTGCCGACGGCAAGCATCATCATCCCTTTCTTTGACGAGTGGCCCTCCATCCTACTGCGTACACTCTACAGTCTCGTGAACAGGACGCCCCGGAAGTTGCTTCACGAGATCATACTTGTCGATGACGGCAGCCTGATGC CGGAGCTTGGGAAGCAGCTGGACGACTATCTGGTCACGCATTTCCCGCAGGGCCTTGTCCGCATCATCCGGGTACCTGAGAGGCAGGGACTCATCCAGGCGAGGCTCATGGGATACCGGAACTCCACCGGTGACGTCATTATCTTCTTCGACAGTCACATGGAGGTTAACATTGATTG GTTGCAGCCGCTTCTAACTGAGGTCAAGGCTGACCGGCGGACTGTTGCTATGGGCAGCCTGGACTACATTCAGTTAGACACGATGGAGTATAAGTTTTACAAAGACTACATGACGCGCTATGGATTCGATTGGCGACTCGTGTTCTTCGAGACGTTCTTCCGCGCTGACCAGGTCGGTCCGCGTCCAGAATCCACACGGCC AGGGACAGTAATGGTGGGGGCAGCCTACGCTATAGACCGGAAATACTTCGGAGAGATGGGGACGTACGACGAGGGTATGCGGGTGTGGGGCGGCGAGAATCTTGAGATGGCCTGGCGG ATCTGGCTTTGTGGTGGCCGGCTGGTGCACGCACCCTGCTCGCACATCGGTCACGTGGCACGCTCGCAGCCGTACACGTTCCCAGGCGGTCGGGAGGCGGTGGAGCAGTACAACTACAAGCGGGCTGTTGAGGTTTGGATGGAGGACGAGCACAAGGAGCTCATCTATAACACATTCCCACACATGAAG AAGATGGACGTAGGTGACCTGTCCGAGCGGCTTGCGCTCAAAAGGCGGCTCCAATGCCGTCCATTCTCCTGGTTTATGGAGAATATCTGGCCGGAACTATTCGTCCTCAACAGGAACGTCACCGCATGGGGATCC GCTAGGAATCTGAATACAAATAAGTGTTTAGACAATCACAACTATTTGTTCCAAGCAGATGAGCCACTATTTGCTGATAACTGCCACTACCAATTCGCCGCTCAG GGCTTCTCACTGACGACAGGGCGGCGGCTGAGGACGTCCTTGCAGTGCGTGGTGGTGAAGGGCAGCGTGTCGGGGACCAGACCGAGACTGGAAGACTGCATCATTGGGCCGCAGGGCGACACATGGACCCATCAACAG AGCGGATCGTTAAAGCATGACCCGACTGGCCTGTGTCTCGACCTTGACGATCAGGGACCCGTGATGAAGACGTGTAATGCCACCTCAATCACCCAGCTGTGGCAATTCAACACTTACGTTCATTAG